A genomic window from Trueperaceae bacterium includes:
- a CDS encoding MarR family transcriptional regulator, giving the protein MPDESSSSPSPPRSEKKAQFIEEMGQLLASFGIPHMAGRILAALLVATPAEQSAEQLAETLQASRGSISTMTRLLEAPGIIERVRKPGDRRTYYRNTPDGWHRAMEREAASMSTLRALAEKGLALMEGESAAARRGIEESVEFFRFWEREMDAVLDRWLASREEEKRK; this is encoded by the coding sequence ATGCCTGACGAGTCGAGTAGTTCGCCGAGCCCACCCAGGAGCGAAAAGAAGGCTCAGTTCATCGAGGAGATGGGGCAGCTCCTGGCGTCGTTCGGCATTCCCCATATGGCGGGCCGGATCCTGGCGGCGCTCCTGGTGGCCACGCCCGCCGAGCAGTCGGCCGAGCAGCTGGCCGAGACGCTCCAGGCCAGCAGAGGATCGATCAGCACGATGACGCGTCTGCTGGAGGCCCCCGGCATAATCGAGCGCGTTCGGAAGCCAGGCGACAGACGCACCTACTACCGGAACACGCCCGACGGCTGGCACCGGGCGATGGAGCGCGAGGCGGCCTCGATGTCCACCCTCCGCGCGCTCGCCGAGAAGGGACTCGCACTCATGGAGGGCGAGAGCGCCGCGGCTCGACGTGGGATCGAGGAGAGCGTTGAGTTCTTCAGATTCTGGGAGCGTGAGATGGACGCGGTTCTCGACCGGTGGCTCGCCAGCCGAGAAGAGGAGAAACGGAAGTGA
- a CDS encoding outer membrane lipoprotein-sorting protein translates to MNRTFAKISLSLLATLACLPLVAQPVPDDPDAIVEEIVDNLRGGGMHATLELEVERSDRTIEYSLETISDGAERSLIRVTAPPRDAGQAFLSLGDQLFIYTPRLGRVLRLPPSGANDSFLGSDLSYNDLAGDDIRENYDASVASRSGEEIVLSLHPTAGAPTPYGELRFAATLPGLAPLKLTFFDQRGTEVKRVLFEEIVTLENGKLFPMRLVVEDLTADGGRTVARYTDGDYDFAVPESCFTQRALERGCL, encoded by the coding sequence ATGAACAGGACGTTCGCAAAGATATCGCTGTCTCTCCTCGCGACTCTGGCGTGCCTTCCACTGGTCGCCCAGCCCGTGCCCGATGACCCGGACGCCATCGTCGAGGAGATAGTCGACAACCTGCGCGGCGGCGGGATGCACGCCACGCTCGAGCTCGAGGTAGAGCGCTCGGACCGCACCATCGAGTACTCGTTGGAGACGATTTCCGACGGAGCCGAGCGGTCACTCATCCGTGTGACCGCTCCACCACGGGACGCCGGTCAGGCGTTCCTGTCGTTGGGCGACCAGCTCTTCATCTACACTCCCAGGCTGGGCCGGGTCCTCCGCCTGCCCCCCTCGGGCGCAAACGACTCGTTCCTGGGCAGCGATCTCTCCTACAACGATCTGGCCGGGGATGACATCCGCGAGAACTACGACGCTAGCGTCGCGTCTCGCAGCGGAGAGGAGATCGTACTCTCGCTCCATCCCACCGCCGGCGCGCCGACACCGTACGGCGAGTTGCGCTTCGCTGCGACCCTGCCGGGACTCGCACCCCTGAAGCTGACCTTCTTCGATCAGCGTGGCACCGAAGTGAAGAGGGTCCTCTTCGAGGAGATCGTCACGCTCGAGAACGGGAAGCTCTTCCCGATGCGACTGGTGGTGGAGGACCTGACCGCCGACGGCGGACGGACCGTCGCCAGATACACGGATGGCGACTACGACTTCGCTGTTCCCGAGAGCTGCTTCACCCAGAGGGCGCTCGAGCGGGGGTGCCTGTGA
- a CDS encoding D-2-hydroxyacid dehydrogenase — protein sequence MNVLLLGFRPGELSETRLEAVQRAAPDLRLVVSREREEVERRLDEIEVAAGSFPRDLLASATKLRWYQQWGAGSDWLLSHPEAIEADFVLTNASGIHAIPISEHVLALMLAFARSLPLAYRRQRDREWKRDIEKKVFELAGKTVLLLGVGRIGARIAGLAEGLRMRVLGVRNDPTKGAAGVSRMHGLAELEELLPEADFLVNTLPLTRETEGLIAEAELRLMKESAYLINIGRGGTVRERDLIRALREGWIAGAGLDVFEEEPLPEESPLWAMENLIVTSHYSGSTPHYDDRALEIFVDNLRRYRNGEPLRNVVDKRRGY from the coding sequence TTGAACGTCCTGCTACTCGGCTTCCGGCCTGGAGAGCTGAGCGAGACCCGACTCGAAGCGGTGCAGCGGGCGGCGCCCGATCTGCGCCTGGTGGTGAGCCGCGAGCGTGAAGAGGTCGAACGGCGGCTCGATGAGATCGAGGTGGCGGCCGGGAGCTTCCCGCGCGACCTCCTCGCCAGCGCCACGAAGTTGAGGTGGTACCAGCAGTGGGGCGCCGGCTCCGACTGGCTGCTCAGCCACCCGGAGGCGATCGAGGCCGACTTCGTGCTCACCAACGCCTCCGGCATCCACGCGATCCCGATCAGCGAGCACGTCCTGGCGTTGATGCTGGCGTTCGCGCGCTCCCTGCCTCTCGCTTACCGGAGGCAGCGCGACCGGGAGTGGAAGCGCGACATCGAGAAGAAGGTCTTCGAACTGGCCGGCAAGACGGTGTTGTTGCTAGGGGTCGGGCGGATAGGCGCAAGGATCGCCGGACTGGCCGAAGGGCTGCGGATGCGGGTGCTCGGCGTCCGCAACGATCCCACCAAGGGGGCGGCAGGCGTCAGCCGGATGCACGGGTTGGCCGAACTAGAGGAGCTGTTGCCGGAGGCCGATTTCCTCGTCAACACCCTGCCCCTCACGCGTGAGACCGAAGGGCTCATAGCCGAAGCGGAACTGCGGCTGATGAAGGAGTCGGCCTACCTGATCAACATCGGCCGCGGCGGAACGGTGCGCGAGCGAGACCTCATAAGGGCGCTCCGGGAGGGCTGGATCGCCGGCGCCGGGCTCGACGTCTTCGAGGAGGAGCCCCTTCCGGAAGAGTCTCCGCTTTGGGCGATGGAGAACCTGATCGTCACCAGCCACTATTCGGGCTCCACGCCTCACTACGATGATAGAGCCCTCGAAATCTTCGTCGACAACCTGCGGCGCTACCGGAACGGAGAGCCGCTTCGCAACGTCGTCGACAAGCGACGCGGGTACTGA
- a CDS encoding AzlC family ABC transporter permease produces MSARILTPSFAAGFRAILPLWVGVAPFGLAYAVSARAAGLSLLDTQLMSLTVFAGAAQFTAAGLFAGGASPLALILTTFIINVRHLLYSLTLGQRERLSWPQRFAAAQFLTDEAFGVVIAAAPAGGPIGIGFLLGAELSLYLVWNASTLAGSLLGGFLPDPEAIGLDVIFPLAFLALLVPLLRRPVDAGIAVFSGLAGLLAVRLMPSGIAILVVGILGALLGAWLTSNERASKASGTATLPRAERDS; encoded by the coding sequence GTGAGCGCCCGCATCCTCACTCCGTCGTTCGCAGCCGGCTTCCGCGCTATCCTCCCGCTCTGGGTCGGAGTCGCCCCCTTCGGACTCGCTTACGCGGTGAGCGCTCGAGCGGCGGGCCTTAGCCTCCTCGACACCCAGCTGATGAGCCTCACGGTCTTCGCCGGGGCCGCTCAGTTCACCGCTGCGGGGTTGTTCGCAGGGGGCGCTTCGCCTCTGGCGCTGATCCTCACTACCTTCATCATCAACGTCCGCCACCTCCTCTACAGCCTGACTCTGGGCCAGAGGGAACGGCTCAGCTGGCCGCAGCGTTTCGCTGCCGCTCAGTTCCTGACCGACGAAGCGTTCGGCGTGGTCATCGCCGCTGCGCCTGCGGGCGGACCCATCGGCATCGGCTTCCTGCTGGGTGCCGAGCTGAGCCTCTACCTCGTCTGGAACGCTTCCACCCTGGCCGGATCGCTGCTCGGCGGTTTCCTGCCCGACCCGGAGGCGATCGGCCTGGACGTGATCTTCCCGCTGGCCTTCCTGGCGCTCCTGGTCCCGCTCCTGCGCAGGCCCGTCGACGCCGGCATCGCCGTCTTCTCGGGGCTGGCCGGGCTCCTCGCGGTCCGCCTCATGCCGAGCGGCATCGCGATCCTGGTCGTGGGGATACTCGGCGCCCTCCTCGGCGCCTGGCTCACCAGCAACGAGCGGGCATCCAAGGCCAGCGGAACCGCGACGTTGCCCCGGGCGGAGCGAGACTCGTGA
- a CDS encoding FtsX-like permease family protein, with translation MTALLRLAWRSLWRQRRRTLLLIVVVAYATTAIVFFWAFTDGFLSSVFAGQARLLRAPVVISTEEYFADRDPVNALPGLDPIVSALGEFAYRAAPRLEVAALLRSPYSSEGALIRGVDPGLEGRVSALPAQVEDGRMLESQGEVVLGADLAERLDVRIGERLAVDVSSAAGPQASGLEVVGLIDSGVTLVDETTVLTHIEDARALSGIDTATEIAVAAPLGREDEVADRLDPLLPEGIEAYGVKEMMGELAAGLATERRSMIPLGLLFSIFAAIAVTSSVVVSVMERTREFGVMIALGLDQARLSWMVTLEAILATLIGYAVGLVLGYGLITWMAYVNVLGSVFASAWGDIFSGLTIGNDIRTDIRIEYLLYAGVTVAFAALFAVLTPARRVRNLAPSEAMRTAA, from the coding sequence GTGACCGCTCTACTGCGCCTCGCCTGGCGATCGCTCTGGCGCCAGCGCAGGCGTACCCTCCTGCTGATCGTGGTCGTAGCCTACGCGACCACGGCGATCGTCTTCTTCTGGGCGTTCACGGACGGCTTCCTGTCGTCGGTCTTCGCCGGCCAGGCCCGCCTGCTCAGGGCGCCTGTGGTCATAAGCACGGAAGAGTACTTCGCAGACCGTGACCCGGTCAACGCCCTGCCGGGGCTCGACCCCATCGTCTCGGCCCTGGGAGAGTTCGCCTACCGGGCGGCGCCACGCCTCGAGGTCGCCGCACTCCTGAGGAGCCCCTACTCCAGCGAAGGGGCGCTGATCCGCGGCGTCGACCCTGGGCTGGAAGGGCGGGTGAGCGCGCTTCCGGCGCAGGTGGAAGACGGCCGGATGCTCGAGTCGCAGGGCGAAGTGGTACTGGGCGCCGACCTCGCGGAGCGCTTGGACGTGCGGATAGGGGAGCGGCTCGCTGTCGACGTTTCCAGTGCCGCAGGGCCGCAGGCCAGCGGTCTCGAGGTAGTGGGGCTCATCGACAGCGGAGTGACGCTGGTCGACGAGACCACCGTACTCACTCACATCGAGGATGCCAGGGCACTGAGTGGGATCGACACCGCCACCGAGATAGCCGTGGCAGCGCCACTGGGGCGTGAAGACGAGGTAGCCGATCGCCTCGACCCCCTCCTCCCCGAAGGGATCGAGGCGTACGGGGTGAAGGAGATGATGGGGGAACTCGCCGCCGGTCTCGCAACCGAGCGGAGATCGATGATCCCTCTCGGCCTGCTGTTCTCCATCTTCGCCGCGATCGCCGTCACCTCGAGCGTGGTCGTGTCGGTGATGGAGCGAACACGGGAGTTCGGGGTGATGATCGCCCTGGGCCTGGATCAGGCGAGACTCTCATGGATGGTCACGCTCGAAGCGATTCTGGCCACCCTCATCGGATACGCCGTCGGGCTGGTGCTCGGCTACGGGTTGATCACCTGGATGGCCTACGTCAACGTCCTCGGTTCCGTGTTCGCTAGCGCCTGGGGAGACATCTTCTCGGGACTGACGATCGGAAACGACATCCGCACCGACATACGTATCGAGTACCTGCTCTACGCCGGCGTCACCGTGGCGTTCGCAGCTCTCTTCGCCGTGCTCACCCCGGCCCGGCGTGTGCGCAACCTCGCCCCCAGCGAGGCGATGCGCACCGCCGCCTGA
- a CDS encoding cation:proton antiporter has protein sequence MDIYMLVLTIVGLAFLGAAWVPRLVFSAPLSFPFLYVALGFLLFSLPIGLYLPNPLESSFFIERFTELLVIISLSGAGLKLARPPTLRNWGSTLRLLVVAMPLAIGAAALLGWWLLGLTPAAALLLGAVLAPTDPVLASDVQVGPPGDETEGETRFALTSEAGLNDGLAFPFTYLAIAAAAAASAGATGSGWIVDWAINDLLLKIGIGTFTGVALGLLLSKLVFRLPSTRGSISGEAFVVVAITLLAYGITELLHGYGFLAVFLAALTLRQQERDHPYHQQLHDFAGGLEVLLMSLMLILFGGLIAIGLLSGISWPMVLVAAAIVFLIRPVTALVSLTGMRLPGVERAAISFFGIRGVGSLYYLSYAFNRQEFSQTDILWKTVSLAIVMSIVVHGATASFAMSRVDDASGKSKEKTERLGEGD, from the coding sequence ATGGACATCTACATGCTGGTTCTCACCATCGTCGGGCTCGCGTTCCTGGGGGCGGCCTGGGTTCCGCGCCTGGTATTCAGCGCGCCACTCTCCTTCCCCTTCCTCTACGTGGCCCTGGGCTTCCTGCTCTTCTCGTTGCCGATCGGCCTCTATCTACCCAATCCACTCGAGAGCAGCTTCTTCATCGAACGCTTCACGGAGCTGCTGGTGATCATCTCCCTGAGCGGTGCCGGGCTCAAACTGGCGCGTCCACCGACCCTGCGGAACTGGGGCAGCACCCTCCGACTCCTGGTCGTTGCGATGCCACTGGCCATCGGAGCGGCGGCGCTGCTGGGCTGGTGGCTCCTTGGCTTGACCCCCGCAGCCGCTCTGCTACTTGGCGCCGTACTCGCGCCAACCGACCCGGTGCTCGCCTCCGACGTTCAGGTCGGTCCACCCGGCGACGAGACCGAAGGGGAGACGCGCTTCGCGCTGACGTCGGAAGCCGGCCTCAACGACGGCCTGGCGTTCCCGTTCACCTACCTGGCCATCGCGGCCGCGGCGGCAGCATCGGCCGGGGCGACCGGCAGCGGCTGGATCGTCGACTGGGCCATAAACGACCTGCTGCTGAAGATCGGGATCGGAACGTTCACCGGGGTGGCGCTGGGCCTCCTGCTCTCCAAGCTCGTCTTCAGGTTGCCGTCTACGCGGGGAAGCATCTCCGGAGAGGCGTTCGTGGTCGTCGCGATCACGCTGCTGGCTTACGGAATTACCGAACTGCTGCACGGCTACGGATTCCTGGCGGTGTTCCTCGCGGCCCTAACGCTTCGCCAGCAAGAACGAGACCACCCCTACCACCAGCAGCTTCACGACTTCGCCGGCGGCCTCGAGGTGCTGCTGATGTCGTTGATGCTCATCCTCTTCGGCGGCCTCATCGCCATCGGCCTCCTCTCCGGCATCTCCTGGCCCATGGTGCTCGTCGCGGCCGCGATCGTCTTCCTGATACGTCCGGTCACAGCACTCGTCTCCCTCACCGGCATGCGCCTCCCTGGCGTCGAGAGGGCAGCGATCTCGTTCTTCGGCATCCGCGGCGTCGGCTCGCTCTACTACCTCTCGTACGCGTTCAATCGACAGGAATTCAGCCAGACCGACATCCTCTGGAAGACGGTGAGCCTGGCGATCGTGATGTCGATCGTCGTGCACGGAGCAACCGCTTCGTTCGCCATGTCGCGCGTCGACGATGCCAGCGGCAAGTCGAAGGAGAAAACCGAGCGGCTGGGCGAGGGCGATTGA
- a CDS encoding ABC transporter ATP-binding protein → MPTDSMLYDVTGLEKIYRIGTIETKALRGVDFQVERGEFTAIAGPSGSGKSTLLHLMGALDQPDAGEVLLAGERIDDLDKRSSARLRLRRLGFVFQAYNLIPVLSALENAAFVLELRGVARVEREKRAREALAALGMADFADRRPNQLSGGQQQRVAVARALAGDPDIILADEPTANLDTATGQQLIDLMRALNEERGVTFVFSTHDPRLLSHVRRIVRLEDGKVVGEEVPAAA, encoded by the coding sequence ATGCCTACCGATTCCATGTTGTACGACGTCACCGGGCTGGAGAAGATCTACCGGATCGGCACGATCGAGACGAAGGCGTTGCGCGGGGTCGACTTCCAAGTCGAGCGCGGCGAGTTCACGGCGATCGCCGGTCCCTCCGGAAGCGGCAAATCGACCCTGCTGCACCTGATGGGCGCCCTGGACCAGCCCGATGCCGGAGAGGTTCTGCTCGCAGGCGAGCGGATCGATGATCTCGACAAGCGCAGCTCGGCCCGCCTGCGGCTTCGCCGGTTGGGCTTCGTCTTCCAGGCGTACAACCTCATCCCGGTCCTCTCGGCGCTGGAGAACGCGGCCTTCGTACTCGAGCTGCGAGGGGTAGCCAGGGTCGAGCGCGAGAAGCGCGCCAGGGAGGCGCTCGCGGCCCTCGGCATGGCGGATTTCGCGGACCGGAGGCCCAACCAGCTCTCCGGCGGACAGCAGCAGAGAGTGGCCGTCGCCCGGGCTCTCGCGGGAGACCCGGACATAATCCTCGCCGACGAACCGACGGCCAACCTCGATACGGCGACGGGACAGCAGCTGATCGACCTGATGCGCGCCCTCAACGAGGAGCGAGGGGTGACCTTCGTCTTCAGTACCCACGACCCGCGACTGCTCTCCCACGTACGACGCATCGTCCGCCTCGAGGACGGCAAGGTAGTCGGCGAGGAGGTCCCGGCAGCCGCATGA
- a CDS encoding class I SAM-dependent methyltransferase, translating into MSSSRSNRRTGRSPSISTSWDPVAKWSSGWVGKRGSIYHRRAAIPTVLEFGRFERGESVLDVGCGQGVLAPHVLSLGASYVGVDASRRLLATARRFHGERARFRLADSRRLHEEHALANGCFDAAVFMLSLQDMDPLEEVVESVAKVLKPTGRIVIFMTHPCFRVPRGSGWGHDRSRKLSYRRVERYLREARVPMKVFSEVSRNSRGATISFHRPLAAYINTLARYGFSTDRLAEIADPLAGEVGRSPQDDIPLLVALRARRSPPPEGATG; encoded by the coding sequence GTGTCCAGTTCCAGATCGAATCGTCGTACCGGGAGAAGCCCGTCCATCAGCACAAGCTGGGATCCCGTCGCCAAGTGGTCTAGCGGCTGGGTCGGCAAGCGTGGAAGCATCTATCATCGTCGGGCAGCCATCCCGACCGTACTCGAGTTCGGGCGTTTCGAGCGCGGGGAAAGTGTTCTGGATGTGGGGTGTGGCCAAGGGGTACTGGCTCCTCACGTACTCTCGCTCGGCGCCTCGTACGTAGGCGTAGATGCGAGCCGAAGGCTGCTGGCCACAGCCAGGAGGTTCCACGGAGAGAGGGCCCGATTCCGTCTGGCCGATTCGAGGAGGCTGCACGAGGAGCACGCGTTGGCGAACGGGTGCTTCGACGCTGCCGTGTTCATGCTCAGCCTCCAGGACATGGACCCGTTGGAAGAGGTAGTGGAGTCGGTCGCGAAGGTGTTGAAGCCGACCGGGCGGATCGTCATCTTCATGACGCACCCATGCTTCCGCGTCCCGCGCGGCAGTGGCTGGGGCCACGACCGGAGTCGGAAGCTGAGTTACCGGCGGGTAGAGCGCTATCTGCGCGAAGCTCGGGTGCCCATGAAGGTCTTCTCCGAGGTGAGTCGCAACTCCCGCGGCGCCACGATCAGTTTCCACCGGCCGCTTGCTGCCTACATCAACACGCTGGCCCGGTACGGTTTCTCCACCGATCGACTCGCGGAGATCGCGGATCCGCTTGCGGGGGAGGTTGGACGTTCTCCGCAGGACGACATCCCGCTGTTAGTGGCGTTGAGGGCCAGGAGGAGCCCGCCGCCCGAGGGAGCGACCGGCTAG
- a CDS encoding FtsX-like permease family protein, protein MTLSLAWRNIWRHRWRSLVTAGAVSLVVLLSLTFFGMGGASRNSFYQRITENSGHVQIRQPGWRDARGLRDSLIRDASTVSRKLAALAESRLEQPIVVGVLDVPALLSGAVRSRAVLIHGQDWPQAIRDRRLEGASLEGRFLEGPGEIVLGASLARALDVALGDEVFAYSPESEGFGAAAYSVVGLVDVADPNQEIVTAWTTLEEAQLLAAPDAVTHFEIHAPSLVTIDDDALAVALADEIGAELPALEALDWRELEPATVQLLETIDPMLYSVSALFFVLAGLLVLNTVYLSVMERVRELGVIQALGAGGSRIVALIATESVLLCSVGALVGAGLGLAAVSSMADGFTVPSLAEYWASFGLDPVLYVTVTPAQVVFAILFAVITALLAALWPAVLAARLEPVDAMRFQA, encoded by the coding sequence GTGACGCTCTCCCTCGCCTGGCGCAACATCTGGCGCCACCGCTGGCGCAGCCTGGTAACGGCCGGAGCGGTTAGCCTGGTGGTGCTGCTGAGCCTCACCTTCTTCGGCATGGGTGGCGCTTCCCGCAATAGCTTCTATCAACGGATAACGGAGAACTCGGGGCACGTGCAGATAAGACAGCCCGGCTGGCGGGACGCGCGTGGACTGCGGGACTCGCTCATCCGTGACGCCTCGACCGTGAGCAGGAAGCTGGCTGCTCTGGCCGAGTCGCGGCTCGAGCAACCTATCGTCGTAGGGGTACTCGATGTGCCGGCGCTGCTCTCGGGCGCGGTGCGCTCCCGGGCAGTGCTCATCCATGGGCAGGATTGGCCGCAGGCGATCCGCGACCGGCGGCTGGAGGGAGCCTCCCTGGAGGGCCGCTTCCTCGAGGGTCCCGGGGAGATCGTGCTGGGGGCGTCGCTCGCGCGGGCGCTCGACGTAGCCCTCGGCGATGAGGTCTTCGCCTACTCGCCGGAGAGCGAAGGGTTCGGAGCGGCCGCCTATTCGGTGGTGGGTCTCGTCGACGTGGCGGATCCGAACCAGGAGATCGTGACGGCCTGGACGACGCTCGAGGAGGCTCAGCTGCTGGCGGCACCCGACGCGGTTACCCACTTCGAGATCCACGCCCCGTCTCTGGTGACCATCGATGACGACGCCCTCGCGGTCGCCCTCGCCGATGAGATCGGTGCCGAGTTGCCGGCCTTGGAGGCGCTCGACTGGCGCGAGTTGGAGCCCGCGACCGTGCAACTGCTCGAGACGATCGATCCGATGCTCTACTCGGTCTCTGCCCTCTTCTTCGTGCTGGCCGGCCTGCTGGTGCTCAATACGGTGTACCTGAGCGTCATGGAGCGGGTACGCGAGCTGGGCGTAATCCAGGCGCTCGGAGCCGGGGGCAGCAGGATCGTCGCCCTCATCGCCACCGAGAGCGTCCTCCTCTGCAGCGTGGGCGCCCTCGTCGGAGCCGGGCTGGGTCTCGCGGCCGTCTCGTCGATGGCCGACGGCTTCACCGTGCCGTCCCTCGCCGAGTATTGGGCTTCCTTCGGCCTCGACCCCGTACTCTACGTAACCGTCACCCCGGCTCAGGTCGTCTTCGCCATACTCTTCGCGGTCATCACCGCGCTGCTCGCAGCCCTCTGGCCGGCCGTGCTGGCTGCTCGGCTCGAGCCGGTGGACGCCATGCGCTTCCAGGCCTGA
- a CDS encoding DMT family transporter: MPANRSGPEGSGASASAGPPPVAGRRGERHRDEGEPGNSFAGELWALGAIVGYTGANIFGRAGVTDTDPVAAPLLRDLPSFVMGLLLLVRGRHYRQLLPNRREFAGRLLLPFLVSGVASVIGTFAFFFALDLGGVNIAVPVLQTQIIWGALFGWLLLQERVTSRGAFGIAVTLGGLAVLTLGQSRGVPASDDWLWGLLLAAIPALAWGFSGVVWRRGQRLGVERSTGITVHYGISVLVSSGFLLLSGRMDVYAGIDTGDLTALALSGVFGGVIAVYSMFSAMKHLPAANVFVLNGAIPMTSALGGALFLGEYVNAVMWLGIFLASIGVVLFQLTGTARARQPETSGSGGLP, from the coding sequence ATGCCCGCCAATAGGAGCGGCCCGGAAGGTTCCGGGGCGTCTGCCAGTGCCGGCCCGCCTCCGGTTGCTGGCCGGCGGGGTGAACGCCATCGTGATGAGGGCGAGCCGGGGAATAGCTTCGCCGGCGAGCTATGGGCGCTGGGCGCCATCGTCGGCTACACCGGCGCCAACATCTTCGGTCGAGCCGGGGTAACCGATACCGATCCGGTCGCTGCTCCACTGCTGCGCGACCTGCCGTCGTTCGTCATGGGATTGCTGCTTCTGGTCAGGGGCCGGCACTACCGGCAACTCCTGCCCAACCGTCGTGAGTTCGCCGGCCGGTTGCTGCTACCCTTCCTGGTGAGCGGCGTCGCCTCGGTGATCGGGACCTTCGCCTTCTTCTTCGCCCTTGACCTGGGCGGGGTGAACATCGCCGTGCCGGTGCTGCAGACGCAGATCATCTGGGGCGCGTTATTCGGTTGGCTGCTGCTGCAAGAACGGGTCACCTCTCGGGGCGCCTTCGGCATCGCCGTGACGCTTGGCGGCCTGGCCGTCCTGACCCTGGGCCAGAGTCGGGGAGTTCCCGCCTCCGACGATTGGTTATGGGGTTTGCTGCTGGCGGCCATCCCGGCCCTCGCGTGGGGCTTCTCGGGGGTGGTATGGCGGCGGGGTCAGCGGCTCGGTGTGGAGCGCTCTACGGGGATAACCGTGCACTACGGGATCTCGGTGCTGGTGAGCAGCGGCTTCCTGCTGCTGAGTGGCCGCATGGACGTCTACGCGGGCATCGACACGGGCGACCTGACGGCCCTCGCACTCTCCGGCGTTTTCGGTGGCGTGATCGCCGTCTACTCGATGTTCAGCGCCATGAAGCACCTGCCCGCCGCGAACGTGTTCGTGCTCAACGGGGCAATCCCCATGACGTCGGCTCTGGGTGGCGCCCTCTTCCTGGGCGAGTACGTCAATGCCGTCATGTGGTTGGGGATCTTCCTGGCCAGCATCGGCGTCGTGCTGTTCCAGCTGACCGGCACGGCCCGCGCTAGGCAACCGGAGACCTCGGGCAGCGGGGGGTTGCCCTGA
- a CDS encoding NAD-dependent epimerase/dehydratase family protein, whose protein sequence is MNWLITGGCGFIGTSLIKNLLEQGNEGIRVVDDLSVGSRSALSAVAPHYYEGSGRLAPGDVQLLVADILDEEMALAAAEGIDVIVHLAANTGVQPSIADPRNDCLTNVIGTLNYLEAARLGKLPRFVFASSGGTVIGDCAPPVHEELVPHPKSPYGASKSAGEGYLSAYHGSFGLEGVALRFGNVYGPGSSHKNSVVARFVRRAMAGEPLEIYGDGRQTRDYIFIRDLVAAIRLAATTPGVGGKVFQIATGCETTVNELAEMLIPILASRGFDAQVRHAAPLPGEIRRNFADTSRARELLGWSPRTALAKGLEETVDWFLNDARQ, encoded by the coding sequence ATGAACTGGCTCATCACCGGCGGCTGCGGCTTCATCGGCACCAGCCTGATCAAGAACCTGCTGGAGCAGGGGAACGAGGGCATCAGGGTAGTAGACGATCTCTCCGTAGGGAGCCGCAGCGCCCTCTCAGCGGTGGCCCCTCATTACTACGAGGGGAGCGGACGCCTTGCGCCCGGAGATGTCCAGCTGCTCGTCGCGGACATCCTCGACGAAGAGATGGCGCTGGCGGCCGCGGAGGGGATCGACGTCATCGTCCACCTCGCCGCCAATACTGGCGTGCAACCCTCGATCGCGGACCCGCGCAACGATTGCCTCACCAACGTGATCGGGACGCTCAATTACCTCGAGGCGGCGCGCCTTGGCAAGCTGCCACGATTCGTGTTCGCCTCGAGCGGCGGCACCGTCATCGGCGACTGCGCGCCACCCGTCCACGAGGAGCTCGTTCCTCACCCGAAGTCTCCTTACGGCGCCAGCAAGTCGGCGGGGGAGGGGTACCTCTCGGCTTACCACGGCTCATTCGGGCTGGAGGGCGTAGCCCTGCGGTTCGGCAACGTCTACGGCCCCGGCTCGAGCCACAAGAACAGCGTCGTCGCCAGGTTCGTCCGGCGTGCGATGGCAGGCGAGCCGCTCGAGATCTACGGCGATGGCCGGCAAACCCGTGATTACATCTTCATACGAGACCTCGTCGCCGCGATTCGGCTGGCAGCGACCACCCCCGGTGTCGGGGGCAAGGTCTTCCAGATCGCGACCGGTTGCGAGACGACCGTGAACGAGTTAGCGGAGATGCTGATCCCGATCCTGGCGAGCCGCGGGTTCGACGCCCAGGTACGTCACGCCGCGCCACTACCCGGAGAGATCCGTCGCAACTTCGCCGACACCTCTCGAGCCCGTGAGCTCCTGGGATGGTCACCCCGAACCGCGCTGGCGAAGGGGCTCGAGGAGACGGTCGACTGGTTCCTGAACGATGCCCGCCAATAG